From Brienomyrus brachyistius isolate T26 chromosome 18, BBRACH_0.4, whole genome shotgun sequence, one genomic window encodes:
- the LOC125713462 gene encoding potassium voltage-gated channel subfamily A member 3, protein MDDHLSLLHSPPPSSAKHRGNNVVNHGFTESDQDTMTVVACDNMLEETAALPGHHSIDRYEPDHECCERVVINISGLRFETQLKTLSQFPETLLGDPKKRMRYFDPLRNEYFFDRNRPSFDAILYYYQSGGRIRRPVNVPIDIFSEEIRFYELGEEAMEKFREDEGFIKEEERPLPSNEFQRQVWLLFEYPESSGPARGIAIVSVLVILISIVIFCLETLPEFRDDKDTTTVAPIINGTAPYLGSPFSDPFFVVETLCIIWFSFELLVRFFACPSKATFSKNIMNIIDIVAIIPYFITLGTELAERQGNGQQAMSLAILRVIRLVRVFRIFKLSRHSKGLQILGQTLKASMRELGLLIFFLFIGVILFSSAVYFAEADDPDSGFNSIPDAFWWAVVTMTTVGYGDMHPVTIGGKIVGSLCAIAGVLTIALPVPVIVSNFNYFYHRETEGEEQAQYLHVGSCQPLSSSEELKKTRSTSSLSKSEYMVIEEGINSTFKQPNFGAQNNQNCVNIKKIFTDV, encoded by the coding sequence ATGGACGACCACCTCAGCCTTCTTCACTCGCCTCCGCCTTCGTCTGCCAAGCACCGAGGCAACAACGTCGTCAATCACGGCTTCACCGAGAGCGACCAGGACACCATGACTGTGGTGGCTTGTGATAACATGCTGGAGGAGACGGCAGCTCTGCCTGGTCACCACTCCATAGACCGCTACGAGCCCGACCACGAGTGCTGCGAACGGGTGGTGATCAACATCTCCGGGCTGCGATTTGAGACGCAACTGAAAACTCTGTCCCAGTTCCCCGAAACCCTGCTGGGGGACCCTAAGAAGAGGATGCGCTACTTCGACCCCCTGAGGAACGAGTACTTCTTCGACAGGAACCGACCCAGCTTCGATGCCATCCTCTACTACTACCAGTCCGGAGGTCGCATCCGGAGACCCGTTAACGTGCCCATTGACATCTTCTCCGAGGAGATTCGCTTTTACGAGCTCGGAGAGGAGGCCATGGAGAAGTTTCGCGAGGACGAGGGCTTCATCAAAGAGGAGGAGCGCCCCTTGCCCAGCAATGAATTTCAGCGCCAGGTCTGGCTCCTCTTTGAATACCCCGAGAGCTCGGGTCCGGCGAGGGGCATCGCTATTGTCTCGGTGCTGGTGATTCTGATCTCCATCGTGATCTTTTGCTTGGAAACTTTGCCCGAATTCCGGGACGATAAAGACACGACCACCGTGGCCCCCATTATAAACGGGACGGCGCCTTATCTCGGGAGTCCCTTCTCGGACCCGTTCTTCGTAGTGGAAACGCTGTGCATCATCTGGTTTTCCTTCGAACTGCTGGTGCGCTTCTTTGCCTGCCCCAGCAAAGCCACGTTCTCCAAAAACATTATGAACATTATCGACATCGTAGCCATTATCCCATATTTCATCACGCTGGGCACGGAGCTGGCGGAGAGGCAGGGGAACGGGCAACAGGCCATGTCCTTAGCAATTCTCCGGGTCATCAGGTTAGTGAGGGTCTTTCGCATCTTCAAGCTGTCCCGGCACTCCAAAGGGCTCCAGATCCTGGGACAGACACTAAAAGCTAGCATGAGGGAGCTGGGGCTCTTAATCTTCTTCCTCTTTATCGGGGTCATTCTCTTCTCCAGCGCCGTGTACTTTGCCGAGGCAGACGACCCGGACTCCGGCTTCAATAGCATCCCGGATGCCTTCTGGTGGGCCGTGGTCACGATGACCACGGTCGGCTACGGGGACATGCACCCTGTAACCATAGGGGGTAAAATCGTGGGCTCCCTGTGCGCCATCGCCGGCGTCTTAACCATTGCCCTTCCGGTGCCGGTCATCGTCTCCAACTTCAACTACTTCTACCACAGAGAGACGGAGGGTGAGGAGCAGGCGCAGTACCTGCACGTCGGTAGCTGCCAGCCGCTGTCCTCCAGCGAGGAGCTGAAGAAGACGCGTAGCACCTCCTCGCTGAGCAAGTCGGAGTACATGGTGATCGAGGAGGGCATCAACAGCACCTTCAAGCAGCCTAACTTCGGCGCGCAAAACAACCAGAACTGTGTTAACATCAAGAAGATTTTCACAGACGTATAG